AACATCCTGATGCTCATGGCGCGCCTGTTCAGCAAAGCTCACCAGCAGAATAGAGTTTGCCACAGAAATGCCCACTGCCATAATGGCGCCCATGAACGATTGAAGATTGAGCGTGGTGCCCGTCAAGAGCAGGATCAGGACAACCCCGCTCAGCACGCCGGGAATGGTCGACAGAATGGCCAGTGGAAGCCGCAATGATTGAAAGTTTGCGATAAGCAGAAGAAAGATAGCCGCAATCGCAAGCAGCAGGCCCGTCCGTAGGCCTGCAATGGTCTCTGTCAGCGCCGGAATCTGTCCGCGTAGAACCACGGTCGTGCCCTGCGGTGGAGCGGCAATCCGTTTCAGCGCAGCATTGAGTTTGCTCTGCGCTTCGCCGAGCGAAATCCCATGAAGGTTCGCCGTAACGCTCACAATGCGCTGTCCGCTGAGGCGTTGAATCATCTCGGGCATCGTGCCGTACTGCAGCTTGGCTACCTGGTCAAGCTGTGGCTGTGTCTGTCCGTCGCGCATCAAGGGAAGTGTCGACAAGGCGTCCACTCCCTGCACGCGGTTGGACGGAAGCTGAACTTGAATCTGGAAGGCATTGCCGTTCTTGGGGTCACGCCAGTAGTTCGGAGCAATGAACCTCGACGAGCCGGTTGCCGGCACAAGAGAGTTGCTCACGTCCGCCATCGTTAAGCCGAATTGGCCGGCGGAATCACGATTCACCGTCACATCGACAATTGGGTACGACTGCGCTTGAACAACCGAGATATCCCGCAGAAAGTCCAGCGTGTGCAGCTCTGCTTCGACCTTGGCAAGGTAGGCATAGTCCTTATCGAGGTCGACACCCTGTACATCAATCTGTACTGGAGTTGGCGATCCAAAGCTCATCACCTGGGAGACGATGTCGCCGGCTTCGAAGGACATCCTCAGGTTCGGCATCTCCTTGTGAAATGCCGAACGGAGTGACTCGCGGAGCTGTTCATCATCCGGGTGTCCAGGACGTAACTGAATCTGAACAAGGGCCTCTTCCGGGCCGCTCGTAAAAAGATGGATCAGATTCACAGGGTAGCTCGATGGTTGAACACCCACATAATCGGAGGTGACCTCTATGTTCTCCTTGCCGATGGTCTTGCGGATCAGATCAAGCGCCTGCATCACCATCGGTTCTGTCTTTTCAATGCGGGTTCCGACTGGAGCCTTGAGCCGTAACCGAAGCACGGGGCCATTCGAGTCGGGGAAGATCTCTGTTCCAATGCGTGGCGCAACCAAAAGCAGAATGATGGCTGTCAGCGCCAGGTAACCGCCGATCAGTGGCCACCGCCAGCGGCTCGCGGAACTCAGGTAGCGTCCATATCGCTCGCGTAGTGTACCGAATATCCCTTCCTTCTCTTCACCGCGATGCGACTCTTTCATAATCCATGTCGCAAACACCGGCACCAGGCTGCTCGAAAGAAAGTAGGAGGCAATCATGGCAAATCCAACCGCGAGCGAGAGAGGAGCAAAGAGCTGGCGTCCAATCCCATTCATGAAGAACGAGGGAACAAACACCGCCACCACGCACAACATTGAGAGCAAGCGGGCAGTTACCGTTCGGCGGCACGCTTCCAGCACAGCGCGAGCGCGAGAGATACCGGGCAGCAGTCGCGTATGAATGTTTTCAATCTCAACGGTCGCTTCATCCACCAGGATTCCTACCGCAAGGGCCAGCCCTCCCAGCGTCATGACATTGATTGTCTGACCGGTAAGCCACAACAGGATGACCGCGCTGGCGAGTGCGAACGGGATATTTGCTACGACGATGAGCGCGCCACGCCAATCCCGTAGGAAGAGCAGAACGACCAGGCCCGTCAGGAAAGCTCCCAGCAGAGCCTCGCGCACCAGGCCGTTGATTGCATTCGAAACATAGCTCGACTGGTCGAAGGCCAATTGCACATCGACACCGTCTGGCACGACATTTTTGAAACCCGGAAGAGCAGCCTTTACCGCTTGAATCACCGCAAGCGTGGAGGCATCCGAACGCTTGGTTACCGGGATATACACTGTTCTGCGACCATCTACGTGGGCATAGGCAGTAACAATGTCGGTGCCGTTCTCAATCGAGCCAATATCACGTAGATAGACATTCGCTCCCGAATGCGGATGAATCGGCGTCGCCATCAGGTCCGTCAGCTCCGGTCCAAGAGTGGCATTGGTACGGACAATTCGATTCAGCGCGCCGTCATACAAATTTCCGGAAGGAGCCACAACGGTGCCTGTACTCACAGCCGAAATTGCCTGCTCAGGCGATACCCCATACTGCTTGAGTTTGTCCGGGTCAAGCGTAACAACAATCGTTCGCTGATTACCGCCAAAGGGAGGAGGAGCAGAGACTCCAGGCAGCGTTGCAAAGAGCGGCCGGACCTGATTGAGTGCAATATTCTGCAACTCTCCCTGGGTATGCGTAGAACTTGTGAATAACAAAAGTCCCACCGCCACGCTTCCGGGATCGAAACGCGTAATGAACGGAGGAACCGTTCCCGGAGGCATGAACGCTCGCGCGCGGTTCACATAACCAACCGTTTCTCCCATCGCCTGCTCCATGTTCGTTCCTTCACGGAACGTGAGCTTCATCAAGGCGGCTCCCTGGATACTCTTGCTGTCCACGGATTGAATGCCGGTGATGTAGAGAAAGTGGTACTCGTAGTAATAGGTGAGAAAACCCTCCATCTGGGCTGGATTCATTCCTCCATAGGGTTGGGCCACGTAGATGACCGGGTTGCCAACCTGGGGGAAGATGTCCATACGCATCCGCCCAACCGCCATGAAGAAGCCCGCGATGATCGCGATGAGCGCGACGATCAGAGTCAGCGGTCGGGTTAGGGCTGCGAGTACAAGACGCATTGCAATCGATCTCCGGATTTCTTTATTGGCTGGCCGCTTGTAAAAAAGGTTCAAGATCTCCACGGACGGCCTGGAGATGCAGAAATGCCCGCCATACATTCAGTCTGGCAATCGCATCATCAATCTCTGCTTGAACAAGCAAACGTTGCGCCTGCGCCACATCGTCAATCGACGTGAGTCCGGCTTTGTACCTGGCATTTGCCTGGGCAATCGTTGTTTGTGCGGCGTTCAATGTGATCGGTGTATTCTCTGCAACGGTATAGCTTGCGCGAAGCACGGCCTGGGCCTGGGAAAACTGCTCCTGCAGTGATCGGCTTGCAAGTTCTTCGTTGGCCCGGGCCGCCTTCAAAAGGGAGCCTTGCGTGGCTTCACGGGCATGGATACTGGCAAAGTCCATAAACGGAAATGTGACATTGACGCCGGCAGCATAGTTCGCAACATTGGGGGCAAGGCCATTCGCTCCAGTCAGTCGCTGACCGTTCGTCTCCGCGCCAGATCCTCGAGCATAGCCGGCGGCTTCCAGGTTAAACTGCGGAACCCAGCTTCTCT
Above is a genomic segment from Terriglobus tenax containing:
- a CDS encoding efflux RND transporter permease subunit; this translates as MRLVLAALTRPLTLIVALIAIIAGFFMAVGRMRMDIFPQVGNPVIYVAQPYGGMNPAQMEGFLTYYYEYHFLYITGIQSVDSKSIQGAALMKLTFREGTNMEQAMGETVGYVNRARAFMPPGTVPPFITRFDPGSVAVGLLLFTSSTHTQGELQNIALNQVRPLFATLPGVSAPPPFGGNQRTIVVTLDPDKLKQYGVSPEQAISAVSTGTVVAPSGNLYDGALNRIVRTNATLGPELTDLMATPIHPHSGANVYLRDIGSIENGTDIVTAYAHVDGRRTVYIPVTKRSDASTLAVIQAVKAALPGFKNVVPDGVDVQLAFDQSSYVSNAINGLVREALLGAFLTGLVVLLFLRDWRGALIVVANIPFALASAVILLWLTGQTINVMTLGGLALAVGILVDEATVEIENIHTRLLPGISRARAVLEACRRTVTARLLSMLCVVAVFVPSFFMNGIGRQLFAPLSLAVGFAMIASYFLSSSLVPVFATWIMKESHRGEEKEGIFGTLRERYGRYLSSASRWRWPLIGGYLALTAIILLLVAPRIGTEIFPDSNGPVLRLRLKAPVGTRIEKTEPMVMQALDLIRKTIGKENIEVTSDYVGVQPSSYPVNLIHLFTSGPEEALVQIQLRPGHPDDEQLRESLRSAFHKEMPNLRMSFEAGDIVSQVMSFGSPTPVQIDVQGVDLDKDYAYLAKVEAELHTLDFLRDISVVQAQSYPIVDVTVNRDSAGQFGLTMADVSNSLVPATGSSRFIAPNYWRDPKNGNAFQIQVQLPSNRVQGVDALSTLPLMRDGQTQPQLDQVAKLQYGTMPEMIQRLSGQRIVSVTANLHGISLGEAQSKLNAALKRIAAPPQGTTVVLRGQIPALTETIAGLRTGLLLAIAAIFLLLIANFQSLRLPLAILSTIPGVLSGVVLILLLTGTTLNLQSFMGAIMAVGISVANSILLVSFAEQARHEHQDVEAAMRTGATGRIRAVLMTATAMICGMVPLAIGFGEGGAQSAPLGRAVIGGLIFSTLTTLLILPLIYSLLQRKAATTSNSLNPEDPASRYYAQS